One segment of Amycolatopsis alba DSM 44262 DNA contains the following:
- a CDS encoding ABC transporter ATP-binding protein — translation MTHTVPAQEVLLEVEDLKVHFPIKRGIVVDKTVGHVFAVDGVDLAIHKGETYGLVGESGCGKSTLGRAILRLTELTAGKVVFDGTDVAGLKGEELRKARRRMQMVFQDPMSSLDPRQSVESILTEGMKAHGLDKDKEATAKRLRELLAAVGLPESSLRKYPHEFSGGQRQRIGIARALAVEPDLIVADEPVSALDVSVQAQVVNLLEDLQEKLGLTYLVIAHDLAVVRHISDRIGVMYLGSLVEEADADTLYENPLHPYTRALLSAIPVPDPTVEDSREQILLAGDLPSPARPPSGCRFHTRCPWKQQSLCDTDRPQLREIGAGHRVACHYAEDIRDGRIKPHAVEAELVEAGDLNPDVGGLPDVGSAAEIL, via the coding sequence ATGACGCACACGGTACCGGCGCAGGAAGTGCTCCTGGAGGTCGAAGACCTCAAGGTCCACTTCCCGATCAAGCGCGGCATTGTGGTCGACAAGACGGTCGGGCACGTGTTCGCCGTCGACGGCGTCGATCTGGCCATCCACAAGGGTGAGACCTACGGCCTGGTCGGGGAATCCGGCTGCGGGAAGTCCACTTTGGGCAGGGCGATCCTCCGGCTGACCGAGCTGACGGCGGGCAAGGTCGTCTTCGACGGCACCGACGTCGCCGGGCTCAAGGGCGAGGAACTGCGCAAGGCGCGCCGCCGGATGCAGATGGTCTTCCAGGACCCGATGTCCTCTTTGGACCCTCGGCAGTCGGTGGAATCCATTCTGACGGAAGGGATGAAGGCGCACGGCCTCGACAAGGACAAGGAAGCGACCGCCAAGCGGCTGCGTGAACTCCTTGCCGCCGTCGGTCTTCCGGAGTCCTCGCTGCGGAAGTACCCGCACGAGTTCTCGGGCGGCCAGCGTCAGCGCATCGGCATCGCGCGGGCGCTCGCGGTCGAGCCGGACCTGATCGTCGCCGACGAACCGGTGTCCGCGCTGGACGTCTCGGTGCAGGCGCAGGTGGTCAACCTCCTGGAGGACCTGCAGGAGAAGCTCGGGCTCACGTATCTCGTGATCGCGCACGACCTCGCGGTGGTGCGGCACATCTCCGACCGCATCGGCGTGATGTACCTCGGCTCGCTGGTCGAGGAGGCCGACGCCGACACGCTGTACGAGAACCCGCTGCACCCGTACACGCGGGCGCTGCTCTCGGCGATCCCCGTGCCGGACCCGACGGTGGAGGACAGCCGGGAGCAGATCCTGCTCGCCGGTGACCTGCCCTCGCCGGCGCGGCCGCCGTCCGGGTGCCGGTTCCACACGCGGTGCCCGTGGAAGCAGCAGAGCCTGTGCGACACCGACCGCCCGCAGCTGCGGGAGATCGGCGCCGGGCACCGGGTCGCGTGCCACTACGCGGAGGACATCCGCGACGGGCGGATCAAACCGCACGCGGTCGAGGCGGAACTCGTCGAGGCCGGGGACCTGAACCCCGACGTCGGCGGGCTGCCGGACGTCGGCTCGGCGGCCGAGATCCTCTAG
- a CDS encoding ABC transporter ATP-binding protein produces MALLEVRDLKVVFQRRGEKPFTAVDEISFDVEPGQTVGLVGESGCGKSVTSLAIMRLLAKRGNQVSGSVSFEGTDLLRLSDKEMRDRRGRDLGMVFQDPLSSLNPVIPIGLQITEVLERHRGMSRKVASKEAVELLDKVGIPDPSRRLSEYPHQLSGGMRQRALIAIALACRPRLLIADEPTTALDVTIQAQILALLRELVQDTGTALIMITHDLGVVAGLCDEVNVLYGGKIVERAERHALFAEPRHPYTHGLLASIPRLDAGRGEKLIPIKGSVADNIPWDGGCAFAPRCPNALGVCREVSPQLTPDRGGLLRCHNPVIPAVAAQGGAR; encoded by the coding sequence ATGGCACTCCTCGAAGTACGTGACCTCAAGGTCGTTTTCCAGCGACGCGGCGAGAAGCCGTTCACCGCGGTGGACGAGATCAGTTTCGACGTCGAACCCGGCCAGACGGTCGGTCTCGTCGGCGAGTCCGGTTGCGGCAAGTCCGTGACCTCGCTGGCGATCATGCGGCTGCTCGCGAAACGCGGCAACCAGGTCAGCGGTTCGGTGTCGTTCGAAGGCACGGATCTGCTTCGCCTGTCGGACAAGGAAATGCGGGACCGCCGTGGCCGTGACCTCGGCATGGTGTTCCAGGACCCGCTGTCGTCGCTGAACCCGGTCATCCCGATCGGGCTGCAGATCACCGAGGTGCTGGAACGGCACCGCGGGATGTCGCGCAAGGTGGCGTCGAAGGAAGCCGTCGAACTGCTGGACAAGGTCGGCATCCCCGACCCGTCGCGGCGGCTTTCCGAGTACCCGCACCAGCTTTCCGGCGGGATGCGGCAGCGCGCGCTGATCGCGATCGCGCTGGCGTGCCGTCCGCGGCTGCTCATCGCCGACGAGCCGACCACCGCGCTCGACGTGACGATCCAGGCGCAGATCCTCGCGCTGCTGCGGGAACTGGTGCAGGACACCGGGACCGCGCTGATCATGATCACGCACGACCTCGGTGTCGTCGCCGGTCTCTGCGACGAGGTCAACGTGCTCTACGGCGGCAAGATCGTCGAGCGGGCGGAGCGGCACGCGCTGTTCGCCGAGCCGCGGCACCCGTACACGCACGGCCTGCTCGCCTCGATCCCGCGTCTCGACGCGGGCCGCGGCGAGAAACTGATCCCCATCAAGGGATCCGTCGCCGACAACATCCCGTGGGACGGCGGTTGCGCGTTCGCGCCGCGCTGTCCGAACGCTCTCGGCGTATGCCGGGAGGTTTCACCGCAGCTGACCCCCGATCGCGGTGGGCTGCTGCGCTGCCACAACCCGGTGATCCCGGCCGTGGCCGCACAAGGAGGGGCCCGATGA
- a CDS encoding ABC transporter permease, translating into MNTLLNKKKEPIDKLAASTAKGHSLGGEALRRMLRSPVAITGGVITGLFLLVAILAPFIAPKDPYERYLQSEVILGQGIIPGAQAGFPLGVDDFGRDYLSRLLVGAQNTLLVGVLATVIGVVVGMIIGGLAGAFGGWVDTVLMRLVDVMLSVPSLLLAISVAALFQKPSQWTVIVAVSMVGVPIFARLLRGSMLAQRNSDHVLAATSLGVKRGTIVLRHMLPNSLGPVIVQATLTLATAILEAAALSFLGLGDPDPNRAEWGIMLSRSARQFLDIRPELAYYPAIAIIIVALGFTLLGESLREALDPKNRR; encoded by the coding sequence ATGAACACATTGCTGAACAAGAAGAAGGAGCCGATCGACAAGCTCGCCGCGTCGACGGCGAAGGGGCACAGCCTCGGTGGCGAGGCGCTGCGCCGGATGCTCCGGAGCCCGGTGGCCATCACCGGCGGCGTGATCACCGGCCTGTTCCTGCTGGTGGCGATCCTGGCGCCGTTCATCGCGCCGAAGGACCCCTACGAGCGGTACCTGCAGAGCGAGGTCATCCTCGGCCAGGGCATCATCCCCGGCGCTCAGGCCGGTTTCCCGCTCGGTGTCGACGACTTCGGCCGCGACTACCTTTCGCGGCTGCTGGTCGGTGCGCAGAACACCCTGCTGGTCGGTGTGCTCGCGACGGTCATCGGCGTCGTGGTCGGCATGATCATCGGCGGGCTCGCCGGTGCCTTCGGCGGCTGGGTCGACACGGTGCTCATGCGCCTGGTCGACGTCATGCTGTCGGTGCCGTCGCTGCTGCTGGCGATCTCGGTCGCCGCGCTGTTCCAGAAGCCGAGCCAGTGGACCGTGATCGTGGCCGTGTCGATGGTCGGCGTGCCGATCTTCGCGCGGTTGCTGCGCGGTTCGATGCTCGCGCAGAGAAACAGTGACCACGTGCTCGCGGCGACGTCGCTCGGCGTCAAGCGCGGGACGATCGTGCTGCGGCACATGCTGCCCAACTCGCTCGGCCCGGTCATCGTGCAGGCCACGCTGACCCTGGCGACCGCGATCCTCGAGGCGGCGGCGCTGTCGTTCCTCGGTCTCGGCGACCCGGACCCGAACCGGGCGGAATGGGGAATCATGCTGAGCCGCAGCGCTCGGCAGTTCCTCGACATCCGCCCCGAGCTGGCGTACTACCCGGCCATCGCGATCATCATCGTCGCGCTCGGCTTCACGCTGCTCGGCGAGTCCTTGCGGGAAGCCCTCGATCCGAAGAACAGGCGGTGA
- a CDS encoding ABC transporter permease — protein sequence MLRFLVRRLLQAIPTLLILSILIFAWLRSLPGGPAGALLGDKATPEKIADLNRILGLDDPIFIQYFKFLGRAITGDFGNSLVSAQPVMSEIGNFLPATLELGFCAMLIAVGLGIPFGYLAARFRGGAIDNVIIVLTLVGVAVPVFFLGYMMQDALAAPLGLPSQGRQMAGLDATTVTGFAVFDGIITQEWDAAWDAILHLILPAFALATIPLAVIVRITRASVLDVLNEDFIRTANSKGLTQPIVRRRHVLRNGLLPVVTTIGLQTGALLGGAVLTERVFNFRGLGFLLAEGIERRDYPRLQALLLFGALVYVLVNMLVDVSYGLIDPRVRVR from the coding sequence GTGCTCCGTTTTCTCGTGCGTCGGCTGCTACAAGCGATACCGACGCTCTTGATCCTGTCCATTTTGATCTTCGCCTGGCTCCGGTCTCTTCCCGGTGGCCCCGCCGGCGCACTCCTGGGTGACAAGGCGACCCCGGAGAAGATCGCCGACCTGAACCGGATCCTCGGCCTCGACGATCCGATCTTCATCCAGTACTTCAAGTTCCTCGGCCGGGCCATCACCGGCGACTTCGGCAACTCGCTGGTCTCCGCCCAGCCGGTCATGTCGGAGATCGGGAACTTCCTTCCCGCCACTCTCGAACTCGGCTTCTGCGCGATGCTCATCGCGGTGGGCCTCGGCATCCCGTTCGGCTACCTGGCCGCCCGGTTCCGCGGCGGGGCCATCGACAACGTCATCATCGTGCTGACCCTGGTCGGTGTCGCCGTACCGGTGTTCTTCCTCGGCTACATGATGCAGGACGCGCTCGCCGCCCCGCTGGGACTTCCTTCGCAGGGCCGCCAGATGGCCGGTCTCGACGCCACCACCGTCACCGGTTTCGCGGTCTTCGACGGCATCATCACCCAGGAATGGGACGCCGCCTGGGACGCGATCCTCCACCTGATCCTTCCCGCGTTCGCGCTGGCCACCATCCCGCTCGCGGTGATCGTCCGGATCACCCGCGCGTCGGTGCTGGACGTGCTGAACGAGGACTTCATCCGCACGGCCAACTCGAAGGGCCTGACCCAGCCGATCGTCCGGCGCCGTCACGTGCTCCGCAACGGCCTGCTGCCGGTGGTCACCACCATCGGCCTGCAGACCGGCGCGCTGCTCGGTGGCGCGGTGCTGACCGAGCGGGTGTTCAACTTCCGCGGCCTCGGCTTCCTGCTCGCCGAGGGCATCGAACGGCGTGACTACCCGCGTCTGCAAGCGCTGCTGCTGTTCGGCGCGCTGGTGTACGTGCTGGTGAACATGCTGGTCGACGTCTCGTACGGGCTCATCGACCCGAGGGTGCGTGTCCGATGA
- a CDS encoding ABC transporter substrate-binding protein, whose product MVFGAAGNPKTFDPLFNDDGETFRIIRQMMDTLIMNKPGTADLEPGLAEKWEGSNEGKTWTFSLKKGVKFHDGTPFNAEAVCFNFNRMFNMKGAAAQSQMIYYGDVFEGFAKNDGDASGAPVFKDCQAKDESTAILNLNKAKGAFPAAFTLPSFSIQSPDALKKYNADNVTQSGDSFSYPEYALQHPTGTGPFKFDSWDQAKGEITLSKATDSPTQTAKLDKLVFKVIPDENARKQALKAGDIQGFDYPSPADYGLLRNDGEQVLIRPSFNILYLGINQANNPKLKDLKVRQALAYGLNRDQFVKSKLPEGAETATQFVPKAIDGYNENVTKYPYDLNRAKQLLKEAGAEGMTLKFYYPTEVSRPYMPNPADIFTSLSEDMKAMGIKVEPIAKPWNGGYKDDVQKAGKQDVHLLGWTGDYNDAGNFVGTFFARKKAEFGFENAELFSALAAADAATAGEAHTKAYQEANQKIMEYLPAIPIAYGPPAIVVGPKVKGLVASPLTDERFYTVTVN is encoded by the coding sequence ATGGTCTTCGGCGCCGCCGGTAACCCGAAGACGTTCGACCCGCTCTTCAACGACGACGGTGAGACCTTCCGCATCATCCGCCAGATGATGGACACGCTGATCATGAACAAGCCGGGGACCGCGGACCTCGAGCCCGGCTTGGCCGAGAAGTGGGAAGGCAGCAACGAAGGCAAGACCTGGACCTTCAGCCTCAAGAAGGGCGTGAAGTTCCACGACGGCACCCCGTTCAACGCCGAAGCGGTCTGCTTCAACTTCAACCGCATGTTCAACATGAAGGGCGCGGCGGCCCAGAGCCAGATGATCTACTACGGCGACGTCTTCGAGGGCTTCGCCAAGAACGACGGCGACGCCTCCGGCGCCCCGGTGTTCAAGGACTGCCAGGCCAAGGACGAGTCGACCGCGATCCTGAACCTGAACAAGGCCAAGGGTGCTTTCCCGGCCGCCTTCACGCTGCCGTCGTTCTCGATCCAGAGCCCGGACGCGCTGAAGAAGTACAACGCGGACAACGTCACCCAGAGCGGTGACTCGTTCTCCTACCCGGAGTACGCGCTGCAGCACCCGACCGGCACCGGCCCGTTCAAGTTCGACAGCTGGGACCAGGCCAAGGGTGAGATCACGCTCTCCAAGGCGACCGACTCGCCGACCCAGACGGCCAAGCTCGACAAGCTGGTCTTCAAGGTCATCCCGGACGAGAACGCCCGCAAGCAGGCGCTGAAGGCCGGCGACATCCAGGGCTTCGACTACCCGTCGCCCGCGGACTACGGCCTGCTGCGCAACGACGGCGAGCAGGTGCTCATCCGCCCGTCGTTCAACATCCTGTACCTGGGCATCAACCAGGCGAACAACCCGAAGCTGAAGGACCTCAAGGTCCGCCAGGCGCTGGCCTACGGTCTCAACCGCGACCAGTTCGTGAAGTCGAAGCTCCCCGAGGGTGCCGAGACCGCGACGCAGTTCGTGCCGAAGGCGATCGACGGCTACAACGAGAACGTCACCAAGTACCCGTACGACCTCAACCGCGCCAAGCAGCTTCTGAAGGAAGCCGGCGCCGAGGGCATGACGCTGAAGTTCTACTACCCGACCGAGGTCTCCCGGCCGTACATGCCGAACCCGGCGGACATCTTCACCTCGCTGTCCGAGGACATGAAGGCCATGGGCATCAAGGTCGAGCCGATCGCCAAGCCGTGGAACGGTGGCTACAAGGACGACGTGCAGAAGGCAGGCAAGCAGGACGTCCACCTGCTCGGCTGGACCGGTGACTACAACGACGCCGGTAACTTCGTCGGCACCTTCTTCGCCCGCAAGAAGGCCGAGTTCGGCTTCGAGAACGCGGAACTGTTCTCGGCGCTGGCCGCCGCGGACGCCGCGACCGCCGGTGAGGCGCACACCAAGGCGTACCAGGAAGCGAACCAGAAGATCATGGAGTACCTGCCCGCCATCCCCATCGCCTACGGCCCCCCGGCGATCGTCGTCGGCCCGAAGGTGAAGGGCCTGGTTGCCAGCCCGCTGACCGACGAGCGCTTCTACACCGTCACGGTCAACTGA
- a CDS encoding DUF2304 domain-containing protein: MAGWRILSIVVACLVLFVVLEMMRRRKLREKYAGVWLVLAIGVVVLALVPQAADFLARVTGVQTPSNFVFLLAGVVLALVALHLSTEVGHLEEEVRTSVEEIALLRCELADAQRDLEERVAALEARTATPDNVKGLPEVSPARAR, from the coding sequence ATGGCTGGCTGGCGCATTCTCAGCATCGTCGTCGCCTGTCTGGTGCTGTTCGTCGTCCTCGAGATGATGCGACGGCGGAAACTGCGGGAAAAGTACGCGGGTGTTTGGCTTGTCCTCGCCATCGGTGTGGTCGTGCTCGCCCTCGTTCCGCAGGCCGCCGACTTCCTGGCGCGCGTTACCGGCGTCCAGACGCCGTCGAACTTCGTATTCCTCTTGGCCGGTGTGGTTCTCGCGCTGGTCGCATTGCATCTTTCGACAGAGGTCGGGCATCTCGAAGAAGAGGTCCGGACCTCCGTCGAGGAGATCGCGCTGCTCCGCTGCGAACTCGCCGACGCCCAGCGTGACCTGGAAGAACGCGTCGCCGCGCTCGAAGCACGGACGGCGACGCCCGACAACGTCAAAGGGCTCCCCGAAGTGAGCCCCGCACGCGCACGCTGA
- a CDS encoding glycosyltransferase family 2 protein produces the protein MPALNEQASVGEVISQVKQSLPGMDVLVVDDGSSDDTAKLARAAGAEVARLAVNLGVGGAMRTGFRYAAARGYDVVVQVDADGQHDPEEVAALLGALDDADIAIGSRFAGKGAYKASGPRKYAMVVLSFVFSRLGKTKLTDVTSGFKAMGPRAIKMFAAYYPAEYLGDTVESLVMAIRAELKIKEIPVIMRERAGGTPSHSPVKSAVYLGRAGLALLLALVRRRPAVDSSDSA, from the coding sequence ATGCCTGCCTTGAACGAGCAGGCCAGCGTCGGCGAGGTCATTTCCCAGGTCAAGCAGTCCTTGCCGGGCATGGACGTGCTGGTGGTGGACGACGGTTCGTCCGACGACACGGCCAAGCTCGCCCGTGCGGCGGGCGCGGAGGTGGCGCGCCTGGCGGTCAACCTCGGCGTCGGCGGGGCGATGCGCACCGGCTTCCGGTACGCGGCCGCCCGCGGCTACGACGTCGTCGTGCAGGTGGACGCGGACGGTCAGCACGACCCCGAAGAGGTCGCCGCCCTGCTGGGCGCGCTCGACGACGCCGACATCGCGATCGGCTCGCGTTTCGCGGGCAAGGGCGCGTACAAGGCGAGCGGCCCGCGGAAATACGCGATGGTCGTGCTCTCGTTCGTTTTCTCCCGGCTCGGGAAGACCAAGCTCACCGACGTGACCTCCGGTTTCAAGGCGATGGGCCCGCGCGCGATCAAAATGTTCGCCGCGTACTACCCGGCCGAATACCTCGGCGACACGGTCGAATCGCTGGTGATGGCGATCCGCGCCGAACTGAAGATCAAGGAAATCCCGGTGATCATGCGGGAACGGGCCGGTGGCACACCGAGCCATTCCCCGGTGAAATCGGCCGTCTACCTCGGCCGCGCCGGACTCGCCCTGCTGCTGGCGCTGGTGCGCCGCCGTCCCGCCGTCGACTCGTCGGATTCGGCGTAA
- a CDS encoding DUF6541 family protein, with product MNVLLVLLAFWLPGLVFGAAIRLRGWTLAAAAPLLTFGLVAIGIPILGRFGIRWTMLNVGLWVLLLSVLGFALSFLVLRFTAKRHADWAEDEDDDETKRSLRDHLLIGAGVVVGLGVGMVTFLRGSHTLENVQQGWDAPFHGNLVRWIAEHGDARASTVGTIANLPNQTDYFYPDTYHALLALVFGKGGLTMMPTLNLAALMVVLTVPLGVAAMCRAWRMPVLATAAAAAVSTWFTAFPYDSLWRGPLWPYVAGVALVPAMLALARLLLKPNGIAGPIAIGVGVAGLAGLHTSLIFVIMVYFLLILLAVLFRFEKIDWRRSAASLVATVVMAAVLGLPQVLPALYNAGGVTSAYWASETSVSGALGQTITFSPMASFPQWWIGIPAIIGVFFLVRHRRMLWMVGAYVVLGGLFAATISLETPLIHTLTGPFYNDHWRLGALVPLAGAVAFGEFVHTASGKFAEKIGERRPNLNPFTALVAGALVIGLVVTVLSRGGYIGRNSARLAMNYGEGPSVSKGEEEAYDWLGKHVVPGERVMNDKADGSVWMYALAGVQPVEWTNYGAEFTTKAGWLSVFLNDINREPRVRAALTDLKVRYVLVGKGKVAPNAQSAVGLQRLDITPGFKRVFHNLDASVYEIEGQQGVVAAGATTGSDTAHGQ from the coding sequence ATGAACGTTCTTTTGGTCTTGCTGGCGTTCTGGCTGCCGGGTCTCGTCTTCGGCGCCGCGATCAGGCTGCGTGGGTGGACCCTCGCCGCCGCTGCTCCGCTGCTCACCTTCGGTCTCGTCGCCATCGGCATCCCGATCCTCGGCCGGTTCGGCATCCGCTGGACCATGCTGAACGTCGGCCTGTGGGTCCTGCTGCTGTCCGTGCTCGGCTTCGCCCTCTCGTTCCTGGTCCTTCGCTTCACCGCAAAGCGTCACGCGGACTGGGCGGAGGACGAAGACGACGACGAGACGAAGCGTTCCCTCCGGGACCACCTGCTGATCGGCGCCGGTGTCGTGGTCGGCCTCGGTGTCGGCATGGTCACCTTCCTGCGCGGCTCGCACACCCTGGAGAACGTCCAGCAGGGCTGGGACGCCCCGTTCCACGGCAACCTGGTCCGCTGGATCGCCGAGCACGGCGACGCGCGCGCGTCGACGGTCGGCACCATCGCCAACCTGCCGAACCAGACCGACTACTTCTACCCGGACACCTACCACGCGCTGCTCGCCCTGGTCTTCGGCAAGGGCGGCCTGACGATGATGCCGACGCTGAACCTGGCGGCGCTCATGGTCGTGCTGACCGTCCCGCTCGGGGTCGCCGCGATGTGCCGCGCCTGGCGCATGCCGGTCCTCGCGACCGCCGCCGCCGCGGCCGTGTCCACCTGGTTCACCGCGTTCCCGTACGACTCGCTGTGGCGCGGCCCGCTCTGGCCGTACGTCGCCGGGGTGGCGCTCGTGCCCGCGATGCTCGCGCTCGCCCGGCTCCTGCTCAAGCCGAACGGCATCGCCGGTCCGATCGCGATCGGCGTCGGCGTCGCCGGGCTGGCTGGCCTGCACACCAGCCTGATCTTCGTGATCATGGTCTACTTCCTGCTGATCCTGCTCGCGGTGCTGTTCCGCTTCGAGAAGATCGACTGGCGCCGAAGCGCCGCCTCGCTGGTGGCCACGGTCGTGATGGCGGCCGTGCTCGGCTTGCCGCAGGTCCTGCCGGCGCTCTACAACGCGGGCGGCGTGACCAGCGCGTACTGGGCATCGGAGACCAGCGTGTCCGGCGCGCTCGGGCAGACCATCACGTTCTCGCCGATGGCGTCGTTCCCGCAGTGGTGGATCGGCATCCCGGCGATCATCGGGGTGTTCTTCCTGGTCCGGCACCGGCGGATGCTCTGGATGGTCGGCGCGTACGTCGTCCTCGGCGGCCTGTTCGCCGCGACGATCTCGCTGGAGACCCCGCTCATCCACACCCTGACCGGCCCGTTCTACAACGACCACTGGCGGCTCGGCGCGCTCGTGCCGCTGGCGGGCGCCGTCGCGTTCGGCGAGTTCGTGCACACCGCGTCGGGCAAATTCGCCGAGAAGATCGGCGAGCGCAGGCCGAACCTGAACCCGTTCACCGCCCTCGTCGCGGGTGCTCTCGTGATCGGCCTGGTGGTCACGGTGCTGAGCCGCGGCGGCTACATCGGCCGCAACTCGGCGCGGCTCGCGATGAACTACGGCGAGGGCCCCTCGGTCAGCAAGGGCGAGGAAGAGGCCTACGACTGGCTGGGGAAGCACGTCGTGCCGGGCGAGCGCGTCATGAACGACAAGGCCGACGGTTCGGTGTGGATGTACGCCCTCGCCGGGGTCCAGCCGGTCGAGTGGACCAACTACGGCGCCGAGTTCACCACCAAGGCGGGCTGGCTCAGCGTCTTCCTCAACGACATCAACCGCGAGCCGCGGGTGCGTGCCGCGCTCACCGATCTCAAGGTGCGCTACGTGCTCGTCGGCAAGGGCAAGGTGGCCCCCAACGCGCAGTCCGCGGTGGGGCTCCAGCGCCTCGACATCACTCCGGGTTTCAAGCGCGTCTTCCACAACCTCGACGCGTCCGTTTACGAAATCGAAGGTCAGCAAGGTGTGGTCGCCGCAGGCGCCACCACCGGGTCCGACACCGCTCACGGCCAGTAA
- a CDS encoding glycosyltransferase family 2 protein produces MSANSLLPALSVVIPVYNEQNWIDRSVGALIASAQAANWPVEVVVVDDGSTDGTGDKLTKLQELYGITVLSQPNSGRFEARRAGIAKASGRQILLLDSRVIVDSGSLTFLRDQLVEHPERTVWNGHINVASEHNPYAGFMAGLVKIPWRRYCANPRLMSFGIEEFDVFPKGTGFFSAPKDVLEDSSNAFESLFEDVRFASDDTGVLRWIAERHRIFLAPEFSATYHGRDSFKKFIGQSYFRGTTFVDSYLASPGPARNGLFAAMAVGVLGLGVAAKRPKTAVTLAAVGSTAAGFAVTKFGATKAEAKAVAQLTPVFAAGFGAGALRGLFMALRARLRK; encoded by the coding sequence GTGAGTGCGAATTCGCTCCTCCCGGCCCTGTCCGTCGTGATCCCGGTCTACAACGAGCAGAACTGGATCGACCGCAGTGTCGGCGCGCTGATCGCGTCGGCTCAGGCGGCGAACTGGCCGGTCGAGGTCGTCGTGGTCGACGACGGCAGCACCGACGGCACCGGTGACAAGCTCACCAAGCTGCAGGAGCTGTACGGCATCACGGTCCTCTCCCAGCCGAACAGCGGCCGGTTCGAGGCACGCCGGGCGGGGATCGCGAAGGCGTCCGGGCGGCAGATCCTGCTGCTCGACAGCCGCGTGATCGTGGACTCCGGCTCGCTCACCTTCCTCCGCGACCAGCTCGTCGAACACCCGGAGCGCACGGTGTGGAACGGTCACATCAACGTCGCGTCCGAACACAATCCGTATGCGGGATTCATGGCGGGGCTGGTGAAGATCCCGTGGCGCCGTTATTGCGCGAACCCGCGGTTGATGTCGTTCGGTATCGAAGAGTTCGATGTGTTCCCGAAAGGCACCGGATTCTTTTCCGCGCCGAAGGACGTTCTCGAGGATTCGTCCAACGCGTTCGAGTCACTCTTCGAAGACGTCCGTTTCGCCAGTGACGACACGGGTGTTCTGCGTTGGATCGCCGAACGTCACCGTATCTTCCTCGCTCCCGAGTTCTCCGCGACCTACCACGGCCGCGATTCGTTCAAGAAGTTCATCGGGCAGTCGTATTTCCGCGGCACCACGTTCGTCGATTCGTATCTCGCGTCGCCCGGCCCCGCCCGCAACGGCCTGTTCGCCGCGATGGCCGTCGGCGTGCTCGGGCTCGGTGTGGCCGCGAAGCGCCCGAAGACCGCTGTGACGCTGGCCGCCGTCGGTTCGACGGCCGCCGGGTTCGCGGTGACGAAGTTCGGCGCGACCAAGGCCGAGGCCAAGGCGGTCGCCCAGCTCACGCCGGTGTTCGCCGCCGGATTCGGCGCCGGAGCACTCCGGGGCCTCTTCATGGCGCTGCGTGCCCGGCTGCGTAAATGA